In one window of Rhodanobacter sp. FDAARGOS 1247 DNA:
- a CDS encoding McrC family protein: MTLITVREHARLTTGLVTAGSMDEASIPSSAFDWLCREAQRFRTRGAALVQLEDRRWLRLDNYVGVLESPCGTRIEILPKHVRGQGDVTAARKVLVQMLQHGLRLPVRDTGPTALQTFDAPVSEWIIQQFLRELDVLVRRGLRFDYHPVEEEVRFLRGRLQVARQIRQPAGRQHLFQVEHQVFDANRPENRLLACALDKVAGMTRESANWRMAHELQHQLAEVARSRDVAGDFRQWSHDRLMSHYGSIRPWCELVLGDRNPMSALGEWTGRSLLFPMEKVFENFVEACLRRRLPHGATLQPQAASKYFCRQGSRQLFQLRPDFVIKYEGVTWVVDAKWKLLDRADVGNNYGLSQGDFYQLFAYGKRYLSGKGQLVLVYPGTETFDKALETFDLEDGLSLDAVPLDLENRCLIGSALPDRNAVAAGS, translated from the coding sequence GTGACGCTGATCACCGTCCGCGAGCACGCCAGGCTGACCACCGGCCTGGTGACTGCCGGCAGTATGGACGAGGCGAGCATTCCGTCTTCTGCGTTCGACTGGCTGTGTCGCGAGGCGCAGCGATTCCGCACGCGCGGTGCGGCGCTGGTGCAGCTGGAGGACCGACGCTGGCTGCGACTGGACAATTACGTGGGCGTGCTGGAATCGCCCTGCGGCACGCGCATCGAGATCCTGCCCAAGCATGTGCGCGGCCAGGGCGATGTGACGGCGGCGCGCAAGGTGCTGGTGCAGATGTTGCAGCACGGCTTGCGCCTTCCAGTGCGGGATACCGGCCCCACCGCGCTGCAGACTTTCGATGCGCCGGTGAGCGAATGGATCATCCAGCAGTTCCTGCGGGAGCTGGACGTGCTGGTGCGGCGCGGCCTGCGTTTCGACTACCACCCGGTGGAAGAAGAGGTGCGGTTTTTGCGCGGCCGCCTGCAGGTCGCGCGGCAGATTCGTCAGCCGGCCGGGCGGCAGCATCTGTTCCAGGTGGAGCACCAGGTTTTCGATGCGAACCGCCCGGAGAACCGGCTGCTTGCCTGTGCGCTGGACAAGGTGGCGGGCATGACGCGGGAGTCCGCCAACTGGCGGATGGCGCATGAACTGCAGCACCAGTTGGCGGAGGTTGCGCGCAGCCGCGACGTGGCGGGCGACTTCCGCCAATGGAGCCACGACCGACTGATGAGCCACTACGGCAGCATCCGTCCCTGGTGCGAGCTTGTCCTCGGCGATCGCAACCCGATGTCGGCACTCGGCGAATGGACCGGACGCAGCCTGCTGTTTCCGATGGAGAAGGTGTTCGAGAATTTTGTGGAAGCCTGCCTGCGTCGTCGGCTCCCCCACGGCGCGACACTGCAGCCGCAGGCGGCCAGCAAATACTTTTGCCGGCAGGGGTCACGCCAGCTGTTCCAGCTGCGCCCGGATTTCGTGATCAAGTACGAAGGCGTGACCTGGGTGGTGGACGCCAAGTGGAAACTTCTCGACCGGGCCGACGTCGGCAACAACTATGGCTTGAGCCAAGGTGACTTCTACCAGCTGTTCGCCTACGGCAAGCGCTACTTGTCGGGAAAGGGGCAACTGGTGCTGGTCTATCCCGGAACCGAAACGTTCGACAAGGCGCTTGAGACGTTCGACCTGGAGGATGGTCTGTCGCTGGATGCCGTTCCGCTGGACCTCGAAAATCGCTGCCTGATCGGCAGCGCATTGCCCGATCGAAATGCCGTGGCAGCTGGCTCCTAG
- a CDS encoding type IV toxin-antitoxin system AbiEi family antitoxin domain-containing protein: MSEQKTTKINQLLRSLDDTRLVTSRWLQARGYTRSLVARYVAGGWLVSPARGVYQRAGGVLRWESVLDTLQCLEGLAVHAGGRFALARQGHEHFLRLGQAATVTLYGAARLPGWVGKLELAERFDYRGRGPFDLALADLATASDERLQACGLTRLATASGVQPVVLAMPERAILELCDEPPSAALVYEVDALMQGLATLRPRLLGTLLGQCRSIKAKRLFLALAERHHHAWWDHLHPDKFDLGSGKRVLVQGGRLHPTYQITLPADLDEQLG, translated from the coding sequence ATGAGTGAGCAAAAAACAACAAAGATAAACCAGTTGCTGCGCTCCCTGGATGACACCCGGCTGGTGACCAGTCGTTGGCTGCAGGCCCGGGGCTACACCCGCAGTCTGGTGGCGCGCTACGTGGCCGGTGGCTGGCTGGTGTCGCCGGCGCGTGGCGTTTATCAACGCGCCGGCGGCGTGCTTCGTTGGGAAAGCGTGCTGGACACGCTGCAATGCCTGGAAGGACTTGCCGTGCATGCCGGGGGCCGTTTCGCCCTGGCCCGACAGGGGCATGAGCACTTTCTTCGACTGGGGCAGGCGGCCACGGTCACTCTTTACGGCGCGGCGAGGTTGCCGGGCTGGGTTGGCAAGCTGGAACTGGCCGAACGCTTCGACTATCGCGGCCGGGGTCCGTTCGACCTTGCGCTTGCGGACCTTGCGACCGCTTCGGACGAACGTCTGCAGGCCTGCGGCTTGACCCGCCTGGCCACGGCATCCGGCGTCCAGCCGGTGGTGCTGGCCATGCCCGAGCGCGCGATATTGGAGTTGTGCGACGAACCGCCTTCAGCGGCGTTGGTGTACGAGGTCGACGCGCTGATGCAGGGACTCGCCACGCTGCGGCCGCGCTTGCTCGGCACGCTGCTGGGGCAATGTCGCAGCATCAAGGCCAAGCGCCTGTTCCTGGCGCTGGCCGAGCGGCATCACCACGCCTGGTGGGACCATCTGCATCCCGACAAATTCGACCTGGGCAGCGGCAAGCGCGTGCTGGTGCAAGGCGGGCGTCTGCATCCGACGTATCAGATAACCTTGCCGGCGGATCTCGATGAGCAGCTGGGATAG
- a CDS encoding nucleotidyl transferase AbiEii/AbiGii toxin family protein: MSSWDRRYAEQVKLLVEILPALAREPRFALKGGTAINLFEHDLPRLSVDIDLTWLPVGNFANDAASIAESLAALGEALRSGPMRLQVQPSANQGAPINRIIASRGRAQVKIETSPVMRGSVHPIRSMTVQPAVEAAFGFAQVQVLHFADLYAGKLAAALSRQHPRDLFDMGAVLEQERLDAMLWRTFLIYLTCSPKPAAEILAPAEPRDFAATFADHFEGMTAEPTSAEALLAIRDRLLARMRELMDDSSCEFLMAVEREAPAFDLLGMPQAASLPAIRRKLENLGRRSHAKRAADQRKLQDTLEQLRGTGSSHRGVP, encoded by the coding sequence ATGAGCAGCTGGGATAGGCGCTACGCCGAACAGGTGAAGCTGCTGGTGGAGATCCTGCCGGCGCTGGCGCGCGAGCCACGATTTGCGCTCAAGGGCGGCACCGCGATCAACCTGTTCGAGCATGACCTGCCCCGCTTGTCGGTCGACATCGATCTGACCTGGCTGCCCGTCGGCAACTTCGCGAACGACGCCGCTTCGATCGCCGAAAGCCTGGCGGCACTGGGCGAGGCGCTTCGCTCCGGCCCGATGCGCCTGCAAGTGCAGCCCTCGGCGAACCAGGGCGCGCCGATCAACCGGATCATTGCCAGTCGCGGCCGGGCGCAGGTGAAGATCGAGACCTCGCCGGTCATGCGCGGCAGCGTGCATCCGATTCGCAGCATGACCGTGCAACCGGCGGTGGAGGCAGCCTTCGGTTTCGCCCAAGTGCAGGTGCTGCACTTTGCGGACCTGTACGCGGGCAAGCTTGCCGCGGCGCTGTCGCGGCAACATCCGCGCGACCTTTTTGACATGGGCGCGGTGCTTGAGCAGGAACGGCTGGACGCCATGCTGTGGCGCACCTTTCTGATCTACCTGACCTGCAGCCCCAAGCCTGCCGCAGAAATACTGGCCCCTGCCGAGCCGCGTGATTTTGCGGCAACCTTTGCTGATCACTTCGAAGGCATGACGGCTGAACCCACCAGCGCCGAAGCCTTGCTCGCGATACGCGACCGGTTGCTGGCGCGCATGCGCGAGCTGATGGACGACAGCAGCTGCGAATTTCTCATGGCGGTGGAACGCGAGGCTCCCGCTTTCGACCTGCTCGGGATGCCGCAGGCGGCAAGCTTGCCCGCGATTCGTCGCAAACTGGAGAATCTGGGTCGGCGCTCACACGCGAAGCGCGCGGCCGATCAACGCAAGCTTCAGGATACGCTGGAGCAACTGCGCGGCACGGGCAGCTCACACAGGGGAGTTCCATGA
- a CDS encoding type I restriction endonuclease subunit R: protein MKEDHLESACLDWLGELSWTCVHGDEVSPGGDQCDRARYSDVVLASRLREATVRLNPELTAAEVDEVVDKLTGYGAQSLVDGNKEVYDWLRNGVPIQRIEPDGRRTVLRARVIDVDGGNDLLAVQQLTVHGLKVRRPDLVLFVNGLPLVVIELKNPADLHADIEAAWNQIQTYQTDIPQLFYFNLLNVISDGTVARYGSLTAEFGRYSRWRLLGGERVAKGRLELDVLMLGLFEPRTLLTFFHSFVAFGGADGGASFKIIAQWHQYHGVQKAVARAADALLHRKDGKGGVIWFTQGSGKSLLALFYVMALRDHPEFRNPTVVLVTDRNDLDGQLYETFSDCAWSLRGTPEQADSRDDLRDKLSQVQAGGIIFTTINKFAPEAGKASVPVLCDRSNVIVIADEAHRTQYGFRADMDVQTGKTKYGLAKYMRDALPNAIYLGMTGTPVSLDDRDTEAVFGSYVDVYDMIAAQDDHAVVPVSYESRIIELRFNEAEKQALMDEFLEVTEDEDEGQQSKTASRLTRLEALAMAEGRLEVLAADLVAHWEARTESVAGKAMIVAISREAAIRLYDAIVKLRPDWHSDDINAGHIKIVMTGSSADPSHYQPHRTDKPQRKLLEKRFKDPADPLELVIVRDMWLTGFDAPPVHTLYVDKPMQGHGLMQAIARTNRIWKDKPGGLIVDYIGIGEELKKAIRQYTKDAGAEREPVDTSGAALQVLLDTLDVIRKEFFHGFDYAGIEQPKKALALLGPAMEHILQVNPEVDGKGRNLGVRSYLDQVAKLTTAQALAGTQPKAMAVREEIAFIQAVRVCLIKLTRAGEGRSRLEKEAALRQLVAKGVLVDGVNDIFATLGLGKADISLLDEEFLKQIREMPTKNLAAELLERLLADQIRSRGQKNAMQGKEFTKKLEEAITKYQNRGLTTVEVIEEMIKLAQEINAARPPDGMSEEEFAFYQALIENESAVRELGHPVLRALAMELTDKLRRSATINWQNRRDSRARMMAMIKVLLAKHKYPPDKQREATEKVIAQAELLADAWAGDASPA from the coding sequence ATGAAGGAAGACCACCTCGAATCCGCCTGCCTGGACTGGCTGGGAGAACTCAGCTGGACCTGCGTGCACGGTGACGAGGTATCGCCCGGTGGCGACCAGTGCGACCGCGCCAGGTATTCCGACGTGGTGCTGGCCTCGCGTTTGCGCGAGGCGACGGTGCGGCTGAATCCCGAACTGACCGCCGCCGAAGTCGACGAGGTGGTGGACAAGTTGACGGGCTACGGCGCGCAGTCGCTGGTGGACGGCAACAAGGAGGTCTACGACTGGCTGCGCAACGGCGTGCCGATCCAGCGCATCGAGCCCGATGGCCGGCGCACGGTGTTGCGCGCGCGGGTGATCGACGTCGACGGCGGCAATGACTTGCTGGCGGTGCAGCAGCTCACGGTGCACGGGTTGAAGGTGCGTCGTCCGGATCTGGTGTTGTTCGTCAACGGCCTGCCGCTGGTGGTGATCGAGCTGAAGAACCCGGCGGATCTGCATGCCGACATCGAGGCGGCGTGGAACCAGATCCAGACCTACCAGACCGACATTCCCCAGCTGTTCTACTTCAACCTGCTCAACGTGATCTCCGACGGCACGGTGGCGCGCTACGGCTCGCTGACCGCAGAGTTTGGCCGCTACTCGCGCTGGCGTCTGCTCGGTGGCGAGAGGGTGGCGAAGGGGCGGCTGGAGCTCGACGTGCTGATGCTCGGCCTGTTCGAGCCGCGCACGCTGCTGACGTTCTTCCACAGCTTTGTCGCGTTTGGCGGGGCCGATGGCGGCGCCAGCTTCAAGATCATCGCGCAGTGGCATCAATACCATGGCGTGCAGAAGGCGGTGGCGCGCGCTGCCGACGCGCTGCTGCATCGCAAGGACGGCAAGGGCGGCGTGATCTGGTTTACCCAGGGCTCGGGCAAGTCGCTGTTGGCGCTGTTCTACGTGATGGCGCTGCGCGATCACCCGGAGTTCCGCAACCCCACCGTGGTGCTGGTGACCGATCGCAACGACCTGGACGGCCAGCTTTACGAAACCTTCTCCGATTGCGCCTGGTCGCTGCGCGGCACGCCGGAGCAGGCCGACAGCCGCGACGACCTGCGCGACAAGCTCTCGCAGGTGCAGGCCGGCGGGATCATCTTCACCACCATCAACAAGTTTGCGCCGGAGGCCGGCAAGGCTTCCGTGCCGGTGTTGTGCGACCGCTCCAACGTGATCGTGATCGCCGACGAGGCGCATCGCACGCAGTACGGCTTCAGGGCAGACATGGACGTGCAGACCGGCAAGACGAAGTACGGTCTGGCCAAGTACATGCGCGACGCGCTGCCCAACGCGATCTACCTGGGCATGACCGGCACGCCGGTGAGCCTGGACGATCGTGACACCGAGGCGGTGTTCGGCAGCTATGTCGACGTGTACGACATGATCGCCGCGCAGGACGATCACGCCGTCGTCCCGGTGAGCTACGAATCGCGCATCATCGAACTGCGCTTCAACGAGGCCGAGAAGCAGGCCTTGATGGACGAGTTTCTCGAAGTCACTGAGGACGAGGACGAAGGCCAGCAGAGCAAGACTGCCAGCCGCTTGACCCGGCTGGAAGCGCTGGCGATGGCCGAAGGCCGGCTGGAAGTATTGGCCGCCGACCTGGTCGCGCACTGGGAAGCACGCACCGAATCGGTGGCGGGCAAGGCGATGATCGTGGCGATCTCGCGCGAGGCGGCGATCCGCCTGTACGACGCGATCGTGAAGTTGCGTCCGGACTGGCACAGCGACGACATCAATGCGGGCCACATCAAGATCGTGATGACCGGCAGCTCGGCCGATCCAAGCCACTACCAGCCGCACCGCACCGACAAGCCACAGCGCAAATTGCTGGAAAAGCGTTTCAAGGACCCTGCCGATCCGCTGGAACTGGTGATCGTGCGCGACATGTGGCTGACCGGCTTCGACGCGCCGCCCGTGCACACACTGTACGTGGACAAGCCGATGCAGGGTCATGGCCTGATGCAGGCGATCGCGCGCACCAATCGCATCTGGAAGGACAAGCCGGGCGGCTTGATCGTCGACTACATCGGCATTGGCGAAGAGCTGAAGAAGGCGATCAGGCAATACACCAAGGACGCCGGCGCCGAGCGCGAGCCGGTGGATACCTCCGGCGCTGCGCTGCAGGTATTGCTCGACACGCTGGACGTGATCCGCAAGGAGTTCTTCCACGGCTTCGACTACGCCGGCATCGAGCAGCCGAAGAAGGCGCTGGCGCTGCTTGGCCCGGCGATGGAGCACATCCTGCAGGTCAATCCCGAAGTGGACGGCAAGGGGCGCAACCTCGGTGTGCGCAGTTATCTGGATCAGGTCGCCAAACTGACCACCGCGCAGGCACTGGCCGGCACACAGCCGAAGGCGATGGCGGTGCGCGAGGAGATCGCGTTCATCCAGGCCGTGCGCGTGTGCCTGATCAAGCTAACCCGCGCTGGCGAGGGCCGCTCGCGGCTGGAGAAGGAGGCTGCACTGCGGCAACTGGTCGCCAAGGGCGTGCTGGTCGACGGGGTCAACGACATCTTCGCCACGCTGGGCTTGGGCAAGGCCGACATCTCGCTGCTGGATGAGGAGTTCCTGAAGCAGATCCGCGAAATGCCGACCAAGAACCTCGCCGCCGAACTGCTGGAGCGGTTGCTGGCCGACCAGATCCGGTCACGCGGCCAGAAGAACGCGATGCAGGGCAAGGAGTTCACCAAGAAGCTGGAGGAAGCGATCACGAAATACCAGAACCGCGGCTTGACCACGGTCGAGGTGATCGAGGAAATGATCAAGCTGGCGCAGGAGATCAATGCCGCGCGCCCGCCGGACGGCATGAGCGAAGAGGAGTTCGCGTTCTACCAGGCGCTGATCGAAAACGAATCGGCCGTGCGTGAACTGGGCCATCCGGTGCTGCGCGCGCTGGCGATGGAACTCACCGACAAGCTGCGCCGCTCGGCCACGATCAACTGGCAGAACCGACGGGATTCGCGTGCCCGCATGATGGCGATGATCAAGGTGCTGCTGGCCAAGCACAAATATCCGCCGGACAAACAACGTGAGGCGACCGAAAAGGTGATTGCCCAGGCCGAGCTGCTGGCGGACGCGTGGGCCGGTGATGCATCTCCCGCTTGA
- the recC gene encoding exodeoxyribonuclease V subunit gamma, with protein MTAVAAGGEIREVEGERQTTGLLIYRASRLEKLLDPLVQLLAVTQPDNVLAPQTIIAAHPGMRHWLNGALARKYGAGGIAANLDILLPSPWIDRLARQQLGQRAVSLPRYQRQHLRWSIHEVLGGDVAALGISDARVTSYLRADGTHPSGGVADQARRRFQLADRLARIYSQYLVYRPDWLRGWERGHFSLVTGNAAEPVLASTEQRLLAPLWKHLHDRLGAHRGDVVGDLIEQLGRVEAGGEALHVFGVSHLAPSELAVLRAVARHRLVALYVPDPCREYWGGLGRTLPALRLQGAEEQARLDAAEGNDYWADQAHPLLASWGRMGQHFIMELAAGEGDVLSDVRHREDEQALHGMNRLQRVQQGIRALDPSLMQVRLDTPIDRAARADASLRVHSCHTRLRELEVLRDQLLDAIAGTDADGQPIRPADVVVMAPDIQAYVPLIPAVFGVAGHAGGLLPYQLADVAVSRSHSLFGAFRKLLDLPGTRVTAPEVVDLLAVPEICRRLGLDAAGVDELAEWLKASRVAWALDPAFRARFGVPPIAEHTFGWAMDRMLAGYLMADAAEAERQPSVHLPDGTELAPLTGIHGPAAGYLGALDHLLQEVQALCDLSAETRRASSWASELERRFEALFRIDPMDRAARDAQAMVLGFIRTLGSEPAAAGEDPLLHFSVVRDLLVERLSAVPEQQRFLMGGVTFCGMVPQRAIPFKVVAVLGLNDGDFPRSGSDAGLDLMARYRRLGDRDVRSDDRYLFLETLMSARERLHLSYIGEGVKDGKPRNPAPPLAELLAVLDAAAGLRPDDDEADRPWLLRHPLQPFDSRYFDAGDGRLFSYNALFAGMHGRGDQADVAPFLDHGGTAGIDPGATIALRELHAYYRDPARQLLEHRMQVSLDALADDRLPQDEPIEARFAALDTVARKLFFNDALPGWPHAAWPPATAPDWLRLGGVMPPGRAGQQAWQQESAVVGLLLQEAAKLPGFEHAALAGGSCGIDVPIGGYRVTGQVTHVHRSSIDDGECWQLLRVFGGSGDRLKKEAELGFRERVPMFLDWALLRLHSARAGGTLPALRLRPLLDGDERPWQDGINDWDARFMAADDAGRAALLGELERRLQRLLGWWLEAQSAPRWYFPKSAWAAISERIYPKKRTSRSGDVEAADEPVRIDIGSSWIAGHGGVGERDYAPGYSHLLAGEVDFAEGSAELAALAEFALTLYRCISFDASVEVSA; from the coding sequence GTGACGGCAGTGGCAGCAGGTGGCGAAATTCGCGAGGTGGAGGGGGAGCGGCAAACCACCGGGCTGCTGATCTATCGGGCGAGTCGGCTGGAGAAGCTGCTCGATCCGCTGGTGCAGTTGCTGGCGGTCACCCAGCCGGACAACGTGCTGGCGCCGCAGACCATCATCGCGGCGCATCCGGGCATGCGGCACTGGTTGAACGGGGCGCTGGCGCGCAAGTACGGCGCGGGCGGGATCGCCGCGAATCTCGACATCCTGCTGCCCAGTCCGTGGATCGATCGGCTGGCGCGGCAGCAGCTGGGCCAGCGCGCGGTGTCGTTGCCGCGCTACCAGCGCCAGCACCTGCGCTGGAGCATCCATGAAGTGCTGGGTGGTGACGTGGCGGCGCTGGGCATCAGCGATGCGCGGGTCACCAGCTACCTGCGCGCCGACGGCACGCATCCGTCGGGCGGGGTGGCGGATCAGGCGCGCCGTCGCTTCCAGCTGGCCGACCGGCTGGCGCGGATCTACTCGCAGTACCTGGTGTATCGCCCGGACTGGTTGCGCGGCTGGGAGCGCGGCCACTTCAGCCTGGTGACCGGAAACGCCGCCGAGCCGGTGCTGGCGTCCACCGAACAGCGGCTGCTGGCGCCGCTGTGGAAGCATCTGCATGACCGGCTGGGCGCGCATCGCGGCGACGTGGTCGGCGACCTGATCGAGCAGCTCGGTCGCGTCGAGGCCGGCGGCGAGGCGCTGCACGTGTTCGGCGTCAGCCACCTAGCGCCCTCCGAGCTGGCGGTGTTGCGCGCGGTGGCGCGGCATCGGCTGGTCGCGCTGTATGTGCCCGATCCCTGCCGCGAATACTGGGGCGGGCTCGGCCGCACGCTGCCCGCGCTGCGGCTGCAGGGCGCCGAGGAACAGGCGCGGCTGGACGCGGCCGAAGGCAACGACTACTGGGCGGACCAGGCGCATCCGCTGCTGGCGAGCTGGGGGCGCATGGGCCAGCACTTCATCATGGAGCTGGCCGCGGGCGAGGGCGACGTGTTGTCCGACGTGCGCCATCGCGAGGACGAGCAGGCGCTGCACGGGATGAATCGTCTGCAGCGCGTGCAGCAGGGCATCCGCGCGCTCGATCCGTCGCTGATGCAGGTGCGGCTTGACACGCCGATCGATCGCGCCGCGCGCGCCGACGCTTCGCTGCGCGTGCACAGCTGCCACACCCGCCTGCGCGAGCTGGAAGTGCTGCGCGACCAGCTGCTGGACGCGATCGCCGGTACCGATGCCGACGGCCAGCCGATCCGTCCCGCCGACGTCGTGGTGATGGCGCCGGACATCCAGGCGTACGTGCCGCTGATTCCCGCGGTGTTCGGCGTGGCCGGCCATGCCGGCGGGCTGTTGCCGTACCAGCTGGCCGACGTGGCGGTGTCGCGCAGTCATTCGCTGTTCGGCGCGTTCCGCAAACTGCTGGACCTGCCCGGCACGCGGGTCACCGCGCCCGAGGTGGTCGACCTGCTGGCGGTGCCGGAAATCTGCCGTCGACTGGGCCTGGACGCGGCCGGCGTGGACGAGCTGGCCGAATGGCTGAAGGCCAGCCGGGTGGCGTGGGCGCTCGACCCCGCGTTTCGCGCCCGCTTCGGCGTGCCGCCGATCGCCGAGCATACCTTCGGCTGGGCGATGGATCGCATGCTGGCCGGCTATTTGATGGCCGACGCCGCCGAGGCCGAGCGGCAGCCGTCGGTGCATCTGCCCGACGGCACCGAGCTGGCGCCGCTCACCGGCATCCACGGACCGGCCGCGGGCTATCTGGGCGCGCTCGACCATCTGCTGCAGGAAGTGCAGGCGCTGTGCGACCTGTCCGCCGAAACGCGCCGTGCCAGCAGTTGGGCGAGCGAACTGGAACGCCGCTTCGAGGCGCTGTTCCGCATCGATCCGATGGATCGGGCGGCCCGTGATGCGCAGGCGATGGTGCTCGGTTTCATCCGCACCCTCGGCAGCGAGCCGGCGGCCGCCGGCGAGGACCCGCTGCTGCACTTCAGCGTGGTGCGCGACCTGCTGGTCGAGCGGCTGTCCGCCGTGCCCGAGCAGCAGCGTTTCCTGATGGGCGGCGTCACCTTCTGCGGCATGGTTCCGCAGCGCGCGATCCCGTTCAAGGTCGTCGCGGTACTCGGCCTCAACGATGGCGACTTCCCCCGTTCGGGCAGCGACGCGGGGCTGGACCTGATGGCGCGCTATCGCCGCCTGGGCGATCGCGACGTGCGCAGCGACGATCGCTACCTGTTCCTGGAAACCCTGATGTCGGCGCGCGAACGCCTGCACCTGAGCTACATCGGCGAAGGGGTGAAGGACGGCAAGCCGCGCAATCCGGCGCCGCCGCTGGCCGAACTGCTGGCCGTGCTGGATGCGGCCGCGGGGCTGCGTCCCGACGACGACGAGGCCGACCGGCCGTGGCTGCTGCGGCATCCGCTGCAGCCGTTCGACAGCCGCTACTTCGATGCCGGCGATGGACGGCTGTTCTCCTACAACGCGCTGTTCGCCGGCATGCATGGCCGCGGCGACCAGGCCGATGTCGCGCCGTTCCTCGACCACGGCGGTACCGCGGGAATCGACCCAGGCGCGACGATCGCCCTGCGCGAACTGCATGCCTACTACCGCGACCCCGCCAGGCAGCTGCTGGAACACCGCATGCAGGTCAGCCTGGACGCGCTCGCCGACGATCGCCTGCCCCAGGACGAACCGATCGAGGCGCGGTTCGCCGCGCTCGACACGGTGGCCAGGAAGCTGTTCTTCAACGACGCGCTGCCGGGCTGGCCGCACGCCGCGTGGCCACCGGCCACCGCGCCGGACTGGCTGCGTCTGGGTGGCGTGATGCCGCCGGGCCGGGCCGGCCAGCAGGCCTGGCAACAGGAAAGCGCCGTGGTCGGCCTGTTGCTGCAGGAAGCCGCGAAGCTGCCCGGTTTCGAACACGCGGCGCTGGCCGGTGGCAGTTGCGGCATCGATGTGCCGATCGGCGGCTACCGCGTGACCGGCCAGGTCACCCACGTCCATCGCAGCAGCATCGACGACGGCGAATGCTGGCAACTGCTGCGCGTGTTCGGCGGCAGCGGCGACCGGCTGAAGAAGGAAGCGGAGCTGGGCTTTCGCGAGCGCGTGCCGATGTTCCTCGACTGGGCGCTGCTGCGCCTGCACAGCGCCCGCGCGGGCGGAACGCTGCCCGCGCTGCGGCTGCGTCCGCTGCTGGACGGTGACGAACGCCCCTGGCAGGACGGCATCAACGACTGGGACGCACGCTTCATGGCGGCCGATGACGCCGGGCGCGCGGCGCTGCTCGGCGAACTCGAACGGCGCCTGCAACGGTTGCTGGGCTGGTGGCTCGAGGCGCAGTCGGCGCCGCGCTGGTACTTCCCGAAATCGGCGTGGGCGGCGATCAGCGAACGCATCTATCCGAAGAAGCGCACCAGTCGTTCGGGTGACGTCGAGGCCGCCGACGAGCCGGTGCGGATCGACATCGGTTCGAGCTGGATCGCCGGTCATGGCGGCGTGGGCGAACGCGATTACGCACCCGGTTACAGCCACCTGCTGGCCGGTGAGGTGGACTTCGCCGAGGGCAGCGCGGAGCTGGCCGCGCTGGCGGAATTTGCGCTGACGCTTTATCGCTGCATCAGCTTCGACGCCAGCGTCGAGGTGTCGGCATGA